A genome region from Ottowia testudinis includes the following:
- a CDS encoding DUF6683 family protein has protein sequence MRHFFFSPRPHKLRNAALIVGALTLAPVAQADIDWSSADWGGFSPNSLSYWSHSDSMRSHQIEQSRARSGRGPSAKPAPKKNPESALSTASNVFPTGEFRDGGGLDALARMYPREQFFERKKQYRQIVQGFNQSVQKLYGVPPNNLATGMTVVLAGAYSAYQNKSFPDTWVKPLYQQMEGLLLKDPRLMQRSEADKATDYQVMVGAGMAMMLAQSELEKSPNPAGLKKLRDTGADALRTLFQAAPETVEFSPSGLRVR, from the coding sequence ATGCGACACTTTTTTTTCTCGCCCCGCCCGCACAAGCTGCGCAACGCGGCGCTGATCGTTGGCGCGCTGACGCTGGCGCCGGTGGCGCAAGCCGATATCGACTGGAGCAGCGCCGACTGGGGCGGCTTCAGCCCCAACTCATTGAGCTACTGGTCGCACAGCGACAGCATGCGCTCTCACCAGATAGAGCAATCCAGAGCCAGGAGCGGGCGCGGGCCATCCGCCAAGCCGGCGCCCAAGAAGAACCCTGAATCGGCCTTGAGCACGGCCAGCAACGTTTTTCCGACGGGCGAGTTCAGGGACGGCGGCGGCCTGGACGCGCTGGCGCGGATGTACCCGCGCGAGCAGTTCTTCGAGCGCAAGAAGCAATACAGGCAAATCGTGCAGGGCTTCAACCAGAGCGTGCAAAAGCTGTATGGCGTACCGCCGAACAACCTGGCCACCGGCATGACGGTGGTGCTGGCGGGTGCGTATTCGGCCTATCAAAACAAGAGCTTTCCGGACACATGGGTCAAGCCGCTCTACCAGCAGATGGAAGGGCTGCTGCTGAAGGACCCCCGGCTGATGCAGCGCTCGGAGGCGGACAAGGCGACCGACTATCAGGTGATGGTGGGCGCCGGCATGGCCATGATGCTGGCGCAGTCCGAACTCGAAAAATCGCCGAACCCGGCCGGCTTGAAAAAGCTGCGCGACACCGGCGCCGACGCCCTGCGCACCTTGTTCCAGGCCGCCCCGGAGACGGTGGAGTTCTCGCCCAGCGGCTTGCGGGTGCGCTGA
- a CDS encoding YrhB domain-containing protein, whose amino-acid sequence MRLIEISTAKQIAVNFIGSTSQSCDFNFVIIDEHTIERSGCFIFFYESSKFLKTGKFEDRLVGNSPVLIDRKNGDAKYLGTAMPVESYIYEYERS is encoded by the coding sequence ATGAGGCTTATTGAAATCTCAACGGCGAAGCAGATTGCCGTGAACTTTATTGGGTCGACTTCCCAGTCCTGTGATTTTAATTTTGTCATCATTGACGAGCACACAATTGAAAGGTCTGGATGCTTTATATTTTTCTACGAATCTAGCAAGTTTTTAAAAACGGGAAAATTTGAAGATCGCTTGGTTGGAAATAGCCCGGTTTTAATAGATCGAAAAAATGGTGATGCGAAATACCTTGGAACAGCGATGCCTGTGGAGAGTTATATTTATGAATATGAGCGGAGTTGA
- a CDS encoding IS5 family transposase, translating to MRGADIFTESLFTVQKLEDFVPAAHQLRPIREMVNAALARMDSLFSRMYAEDFKGGRPSIAPEKLLRAMLLQVLYSVRSERMLMEQIQYNMLFRWFVGLTMDDSVWVPTVFSKNRERIIEHDAVIELFNQIVRMADERNLLSGEHFSVDGTLIQAWAGHKSFKPKDGDGSGGNGGSDDGASFKGQKRSNDTHQSTTDADARLYRKGNTASQLRYIGHTLADNRHGLIANARVTQADGYAEREAAKAMIADAVQAANESSQVTLGADKGYDAQEFVQHLQELKVLPHIAQHTTNRKSAVPDAIAQTDGYAISQQKRKLIEQGFGWGKLIGPIRQVMVRGLQKVDAMFVLTMTAYNLTRMRTLLGQVRLKRA from the coding sequence ATGCGCGGCGCCGACATCTTCACCGAATCTTTGTTCACCGTTCAGAAGCTCGAAGACTTCGTGCCTGCGGCGCATCAGTTGCGCCCCATCCGGGAGATGGTCAATGCCGCCCTGGCGCGCATGGACAGCTTGTTCAGCCGTATGTACGCGGAAGACTTCAAGGGTGGTCGCCCCTCCATTGCCCCCGAGAAGCTGCTGCGCGCCATGCTCTTGCAAGTGCTCTACAGCGTGCGCTCCGAGCGCATGCTGATGGAGCAGATCCAGTACAACATGCTCTTTCGCTGGTTCGTGGGCTTGACCATGGACGACTCGGTATGGGTGCCCACTGTCTTCAGCAAGAACCGAGAGCGCATCATCGAGCATGACGCAGTCATCGAGTTGTTCAACCAGATCGTGCGCATGGCAGACGAGCGCAACTTGCTCTCAGGCGAGCACTTCAGCGTCGATGGCACCTTGATTCAGGCCTGGGCCGGCCACAAGAGCTTCAAGCCCAAGGATGGCGATGGCAGTGGTGGCAATGGTGGAAGCGACGATGGCGCCAGCTTCAAAGGTCAAAAGCGCAGCAACGACACCCACCAAAGCACCACCGATGCCGATGCACGGCTGTACCGCAAGGGCAACACCGCCAGCCAGTTGCGCTACATCGGCCACACCCTGGCCGATAACCGCCATGGCCTGATTGCGAATGCGCGCGTCACGCAAGCAGATGGCTACGCCGAGCGCGAAGCGGCCAAGGCCATGATCGCGGATGCGGTGCAGGCAGCCAATGAGAGTTCCCAAGTCACGCTGGGCGCTGACAAGGGCTATGACGCCCAGGAGTTCGTGCAGCACCTGCAAGAGCTCAAGGTGCTGCCCCACATTGCCCAGCACACGACCAACCGCAAGTCAGCCGTGCCCGATGCAATTGCGCAGACCGATGGCTACGCGATCAGCCAGCAAAAGAGAAAACTCATTGAGCAGGGCTTTGGCTGGGGCAAGTTGATTGGGCCGATTCGGCAAGTGATGGTGCGAGGGCTGCAGAAGGTGGATGCCATGTTCGTGCTGACCATGACCGCTTACAACCTCACGCGCATGAGGACGCTGCTGGGGCAGGTGCGCCTGAAAAGAGCATAG
- a CDS encoding response regulator transcription factor — MNSPALPVGPAGRTLYMLDDNAQFCATAKWWLSGAGYEVIDFQDAELALQALKGLDAGAIARACLLLDVRMPVLSGLQVHDELIKHGITGERARPSLPIIYMTGHGDVPLAVQAMEKGAVTFLEKPFQDSALESALARAFEPRPVPAPALAPGSAAAVISTLMTTDQAPCAEYHRRVGSLSPRELQVMQGVVEGKISKTIARELDISTKTVELHRSRVMAKMHADSVVHLTRMALAQRVL, encoded by the coding sequence ATGAACAGCCCCGCCCTGCCCGTTGGCCCCGCCGGCCGCACCCTCTACATGCTGGACGACAACGCCCAGTTCTGCGCCACCGCCAAGTGGTGGCTCAGCGGCGCCGGCTACGAGGTCATCGACTTTCAGGACGCCGAGCTGGCCCTGCAGGCGCTCAAGGGCCTGGACGCCGGCGCCATCGCCCGCGCCTGCCTGCTGCTTGACGTGCGCATGCCGGTGCTGAGCGGCCTGCAGGTGCACGACGAACTCATCAAGCACGGCATCACCGGCGAGCGCGCCCGGCCGTCGCTGCCCATCATCTACATGACCGGCCACGGCGACGTGCCGCTGGCCGTGCAGGCGATGGAAAAAGGCGCCGTGACGTTTCTGGAAAAACCGTTTCAGGACAGCGCGCTCGAATCCGCCCTGGCGCGCGCCTTCGAGCCGCGCCCGGTGCCTGCACCGGCCCTGGCACCAGGGTCGGCCGCGGCCGTGATCAGCACGCTGATGACCACCGACCAGGCGCCCTGCGCCGAATACCACCGCCGCGTGGGCAGCCTGAGCCCGCGCGAGCTGCAGGTGATGCAAGGCGTGGTCGAGGGCAAGATCAGCAAGACCATCGCGCGCGAGCTCGACATCAGCACCAAGACCGTGGAGCTGCACCGCAGCCGCGTCATGGCCAAGATGCACGCCGATTCGGTGGTGCACCTCACGCGCATGGCGCTCGCGCAGCGGGTGCTGTGA
- a CDS encoding GNAT family N-acetyltransferase, with protein sequence MPAAPPIAPAPWAASARLRLREFSAHDVDDLVRMHRDPRVRAQLVDDLPLDDAATASRFVAGLQQFYRRHEGQGIWCAERAVPPDADSLAEARAAHAAGEIGDQLLALVAAPEWRFAGWFSLVHVKDDPAEIEIGARLQPDAWGGALALDGGEWLLARAFAEPRRARVFGYCDPANRSAAHCLRVLGFSGLGLAPYNGQQAARFMLARAHWRHWHALPRRERLRRLRTD encoded by the coding sequence TTGCCCGCTGCCCCCCCGATTGCGCCCGCGCCCTGGGCCGCCAGCGCACGGCTGCGGCTGCGCGAATTTAGCGCCCACGATGTCGATGATCTGGTGCGCATGCACCGCGACCCGCGCGTTCGCGCGCAACTGGTGGACGATCTGCCGCTGGACGACGCCGCCACCGCCAGCCGCTTCGTGGCCGGGCTGCAGCAGTTCTACCGCCGGCACGAAGGCCAGGGCATCTGGTGCGCCGAACGCGCGGTGCCGCCCGATGCCGACAGCCTGGCCGAGGCGCGCGCCGCGCACGCCGCCGGCGAGATCGGCGACCAGCTGCTGGCGCTGGTGGCGGCGCCCGAATGGCGCTTTGCCGGCTGGTTCAGCCTGGTGCACGTGAAGGACGATCCGGCCGAGATCGAAATCGGCGCCCGCCTGCAGCCCGACGCTTGGGGCGGCGCGCTGGCACTGGATGGGGGCGAATGGCTGCTGGCACGAGCCTTCGCCGAGCCCCGGCGCGCGCGCGTGTTCGGCTACTGCGACCCCGCCAACCGCTCGGCCGCGCACTGCCTGCGCGTGCTGGGCTTTTCAGGCCTGGGGCTGGCGCCGTACAACGGGCAGCAGGCGGCGCGGTTCATGCTGGCGCGCGCGCACTGGCGGCACTGGCACGCGCTGCCGCGGCGCGAACGGCTGCGGCGGTTGCGCACGGATTAA
- a CDS encoding porin — protein MKKNLIALAALAAGSAVFAQSSVTLYGVADAGVGKLAGSKTGMKANSIVNTSDSYLGLRGTEDLGGGLKAGFNFEQGINLKDGSTDDAPSTPWATKTMFQRAANIWLGGNWGTFKMGRAYTPSYNAMSTWSLMGKANNSVVPMSFGHVGGDAPKRNSSQLSYKTPDFGGFNVEVAYILKADNNDAAKMDLGLTYENGPLSAGVAYNKTKNLKANWALGAKYNFGVFELTAGYYNSRNAPFYEGGQLAASNGRINGFSLGGRVSFDAASVGLEVARDTKVEYYKNAVKVNAKKYTNASLEGRYSFSKRTFAYATYVRYGGENNYGVGLRHNF, from the coding sequence ATGAAGAAGAACCTGATCGCCCTCGCCGCGCTGGCCGCTGGCAGCGCCGTATTCGCCCAATCGTCGGTCACGCTGTATGGGGTGGCGGATGCGGGGGTGGGCAAGCTGGCTGGCTCCAAGACCGGCATGAAGGCCAACAGCATTGTCAACACCAGCGACAGTTATCTGGGACTGCGTGGCACTGAGGATCTGGGCGGCGGCTTGAAAGCCGGCTTCAACTTCGAGCAAGGCATCAATCTGAAAGACGGTAGCACCGATGACGCGCCGTCAACTCCATGGGCCACAAAAACCATGTTCCAGCGGGCGGCCAATATCTGGCTGGGCGGAAACTGGGGTACCTTCAAGATGGGGCGCGCGTATACGCCGAGCTATAACGCGATGAGCACTTGGAGCTTAATGGGCAAGGCGAATAACTCCGTCGTGCCCATGTCATTTGGCCACGTGGGCGGCGATGCTCCCAAACGGAACAGCAGTCAGTTGAGCTACAAGACGCCCGATTTTGGTGGCTTCAATGTCGAGGTGGCTTATATTCTTAAGGCTGACAACAATGATGCCGCCAAGATGGACCTGGGTCTGACTTATGAAAATGGCCCCCTCAGCGCCGGCGTGGCCTACAACAAGACCAAGAACCTGAAAGCCAATTGGGCCCTTGGAGCCAAATATAATTTTGGGGTGTTTGAATTGACGGCCGGTTACTATAATTCAAGAAACGCACCTTTTTATGAGGGCGGTCAGTTGGCGGCTTCTAACGGCAGGATTAATGGCTTTTCTTTGGGGGGGCGTGTCAGTTTTGACGCCGCCAGTGTCGGTTTGGAAGTGGCGCGGGACACCAAGGTAGAGTACTATAAAAATGCGGTGAAAGTGAATGCCAAAAAGTATACCAATGCGTCGCTGGAGGGAAGATACTCATTCTCCAAGCGTACGTTCGCTTATGCGACCTACGTTCGCTATGGGGGTGAAAATAACTATGGCGTAGGCTTGCGTCACAATTTCTGA
- a CDS encoding toxin glutamine deamidase domain-containing protein: MPTSGQPGWRYDPGSGHWDGDGPSWKFDPGAFARQYAAGDSPAQRAYASLHGSQPLQLVPGPELDGGGGTGGWKLGHRQPGDRLTAGELARVSLEVVRPNYSLDPSRITKLNHTEAVWFDPVHGFSTSLDNLKDGWMDKAVPVVLGAALSVVTAGAAGAAMGVTATSGVTIGQGMVMAAVGNTTMQLVGGRDFNFKQLLISTLSAGATTFISNASGLGQMLKSPDIATRLAGHAGRASLQGLLQQASGGKFITGFANSALASLGGEITAHLDAQIGAIEGLSPGDRSMMALLSRAAGSAVRIAGSKDPAAGFANDFLGGLLGDAAKPADPSAQPAKPTAAGSDPLGEFIANNQQAWANRQANYDQVLEAFANAPSPDRSQDTLLAAGPGYSLGSDGAARANGGSVMGPPQGFAADLRGIANSDLSLADKVRMTHDTIGYYYRNSPAFQGWVQAVGGGVEVLGGMALSSVPGGAVPGSVAIVHGVDNYAAGLNRFYDENAGRTLTYRLVHAATGSPWLADAVDRGIPFTTAVAGGATALGAAQAARPGANAAQWGRVNAGEEAANGAANSTAGTTPLTNPNYPAAGRVNNCVNCVIATDSTFSGRPASALPQFDPRGVPISEIPKAIGAEGSFVRVKSLDDVSSIFSEYGPGSRGVVFGDRGPGQVGHVFNVVVDQRGVVKFWDGQSMTRPTLEGQGYKNFWWIRSGK; the protein is encoded by the coding sequence ATGCCCACCAGCGGCCAGCCCGGCTGGCGCTACGACCCCGGCAGCGGCCACTGGGACGGCGACGGCCCCAGCTGGAAGTTCGACCCCGGTGCGTTTGCCCGCCAATACGCGGCAGGCGACAGCCCCGCCCAGCGCGCTTACGCCAGCCTGCACGGCAGTCAGCCGCTGCAGCTCGTGCCCGGGCCCGAGCTGGACGGTGGCGGTGGCACTGGCGGGTGGAAGCTGGGTCATCGGCAGCCGGGCGATCGCCTCACGGCAGGCGAGCTGGCCCGGGTGTCCTTGGAAGTGGTTCGTCCGAATTACTCACTTGACCCCAGCCGCATCACCAAGCTGAACCACACCGAAGCCGTCTGGTTCGACCCGGTGCATGGCTTCAGCACCAGCCTGGACAACCTCAAGGACGGCTGGATGGACAAGGCGGTGCCCGTCGTCCTGGGCGCTGCCCTGTCCGTGGTCACCGCAGGCGCGGCCGGCGCCGCCATGGGCGTGACCGCCACCAGCGGGGTCACCATCGGCCAAGGCATGGTCATGGCCGCGGTGGGCAACACCACCATGCAGCTGGTGGGCGGCCGGGACTTCAACTTCAAGCAACTGCTCATCTCCACCCTGAGCGCCGGAGCCACCACATTCATCAGCAACGCCAGCGGCCTGGGCCAAATGCTCAAAAGCCCCGACATCGCCACTCGCCTGGCCGGCCATGCGGGTCGAGCGAGCTTGCAAGGCCTGCTGCAGCAAGCAAGCGGCGGCAAATTCATCACCGGCTTTGCCAACAGCGCGCTGGCCAGCCTGGGCGGTGAAATCACCGCCCATCTGGATGCGCAGATTGGGGCGATCGAGGGGCTGAGCCCAGGTGATCGCAGCATGATGGCGCTGCTCAGCCGCGCTGCGGGCAGTGCCGTGCGCATCGCAGGCAGCAAGGATCCAGCGGCCGGCTTTGCCAATGACTTCCTGGGCGGATTGCTGGGCGATGCCGCCAAGCCGGCCGATCCGAGCGCTCAGCCTGCCAAGCCAACGGCCGCTGGTTCTGATCCGCTGGGGGAGTTCATTGCCAACAACCAGCAGGCTTGGGCCAATCGGCAGGCCAACTACGATCAGGTACTAGAGGCCTTCGCCAATGCGCCATCACCGGATCGCAGCCAGGACACCCTGTTGGCCGCGGGGCCAGGCTACTCGCTCGGCTCCGATGGGGCGGCCCGTGCAAACGGTGGCAGTGTCATGGGCCCACCTCAAGGCTTTGCCGCCGACCTCAGAGGCATTGCCAACAGCGACCTATCGTTGGCCGACAAAGTGCGAATGACGCACGACACCATCGGGTACTACTATCGAAACTCACCAGCCTTCCAAGGCTGGGTGCAAGCTGTGGGTGGAGGTGTGGAGGTGCTGGGAGGCATGGCACTGTCCAGCGTGCCCGGAGGAGCTGTTCCGGGCTCCGTCGCCATCGTGCATGGTGTCGATAACTATGCGGCGGGCTTGAATCGCTTCTATGATGAAAATGCAGGACGCACCTTAACGTACCGGTTAGTGCATGCCGCGACGGGCTCGCCGTGGCTGGCCGATGCGGTGGATCGGGGTATTCCTTTTACTACGGCAGTGGCAGGTGGTGCGACAGCATTGGGTGCTGCGCAGGCTGCTCGACCGGGCGCCAATGCAGCGCAGTGGGGGAGGGTGAATGCAGGGGAAGAGGCGGCGAACGGGGCGGCAAATTCAACGGCTGGTACTACTCCGCTTACTAATCCAAATTACCCGGCTGCTGGACGTGTGAATAACTGTGTAAATTGTGTTATTGCTACAGACTCAACCTTTTCAGGACGTCCGGCTTCTGCGTTACCTCAATTTGATCCCCGAGGCGTGCCAATAAGCGAAATTCCAAAAGCTATTGGGGCTGAAGGCAGTTTCGTTCGAGTAAAGTCGCTTGACGATGTATCCTCAATTTTCTCTGAATATGGGCCTGGTTCACGTGGTGTTGTATTTGGTGATAGAGGCCCCGGACAGGTGGGCCATGTGTTTAACGTAGTGGTTGATCAACGAGGTGTTGTCAAATTTTGGGACGGTCAGTCCATGACTAGGCCAACCCTTGAAGGACAAGGCTATAAGAATTTTTGGTGGATTAGGAGTGGAAAATGA
- a CDS encoding sensor histidine kinase, whose product MTAPQPPRTDSAKPRRTAARQTTAGVDAAASASAPAQLWQAFDEAVALLQPHASAAVAWCSAAFAQRLGCAAPQIAALPLTALCQRLDGLAAGLAALEAARDAAATWQGVVRVRHAAPEAAHAKTAAHAAPAEAPPDACQRATLRALPGGALALRLQPEPEQQRATRRHLEDRERLLFTSRSVAVGEMATTLAHELNQPLGAVTNVLRGLKARIGAAIAQPQPGALPMLEQGVQLALDQVQYAARIIGRIRDYTQSRQPRRERVDVNALLHNSLTLLDWDLERHGVQLSIERAPGTEGAAPVAGDGVMLQQVMVNLLRNAIEALGATPAGQRQLAIASRIDDAGQLEITIADTGCGIGEEGAAQLFMPFYSTKPNGMGIGLNICRSLIELHQGRLWFTPNAPQGSVFHVALPLASAAEAEQLPHFLDAEESAP is encoded by the coding sequence GTGACCGCACCCCAGCCACCCCGCACAGACAGCGCCAAGCCTCGCCGCACGGCGGCGCGCCAGACCACCGCCGGGGTTGATGCGGCGGCCAGTGCCAGCGCGCCCGCGCAGCTGTGGCAGGCGTTTGACGAGGCGGTGGCGCTGCTGCAGCCGCATGCAAGCGCCGCCGTGGCGTGGTGCAGCGCGGCCTTCGCGCAGCGGCTCGGGTGCGCGGCGCCGCAAATCGCCGCGCTGCCGCTGACGGCGCTGTGCCAGCGGCTCGATGGCCTTGCCGCCGGTCTGGCGGCGCTGGAGGCAGCGCGCGATGCGGCGGCCACCTGGCAAGGCGTGGTGCGCGTGCGCCATGCCGCTCCCGAAGCCGCGCACGCCAAGACCGCCGCCCATGCCGCACCCGCCGAGGCGCCGCCCGACGCCTGCCAGCGCGCCACGCTGCGCGCGCTGCCCGGCGGCGCGCTGGCGCTGCGCCTGCAGCCCGAGCCCGAACAGCAGCGCGCCACGCGCCGCCACCTGGAAGACCGCGAACGCCTGCTCTTTACCTCGCGCAGCGTCGCCGTGGGCGAGATGGCGACCACGCTGGCGCACGAGCTGAACCAGCCGCTGGGCGCCGTCACCAACGTGCTGCGCGGGCTGAAGGCGCGCATTGGCGCCGCCATCGCCCAGCCGCAGCCGGGCGCGCTGCCCATGCTCGAGCAAGGCGTGCAGCTGGCGCTCGACCAGGTGCAGTACGCCGCGCGCATCATCGGCCGCATCCGCGACTACACGCAGTCGCGCCAGCCACGGCGCGAGCGGGTCGACGTGAACGCGCTGCTGCACAACAGCCTGACCCTGCTCGACTGGGATCTGGAGCGCCACGGCGTGCAGCTGAGCATCGAGCGCGCGCCCGGCACCGAAGGCGCCGCACCCGTGGCCGGCGACGGCGTGATGCTGCAGCAGGTCATGGTCAACCTGCTGCGCAACGCGATCGAGGCGCTTGGCGCCACGCCGGCCGGCCAGCGCCAGCTGGCCATTGCCAGCCGCATCGACGACGCCGGCCAGCTGGAGATCACCATTGCCGACACCGGCTGCGGCATCGGCGAAGAAGGCGCGGCGCAGCTGTTCATGCCGTTCTACTCCACCAAGCCCAACGGCATGGGCATTGGCCTGAACATCTGCCGCAGCCTGATCGAGCTGCACCAGGGGCGCCTGTGGTTCACCCCCAATGCGCCGCAGGGCAGCGTGTTTCACGTCGCGCTGCCGCTGGCCAGCGCCGCCGAGGCCGAGCAGCTGCCCCACTTTCTCGACGCCGAGGAATCCGCTCCATGA